One genomic segment of Actinoplanes ianthinogenes includes these proteins:
- a CDS encoding polysaccharide deacetylase family protein: protein MGTSTLFRAVATGTLVTVMAGCSAGGGHAAASPTSAPATSAAAPSLDPSASAPVAQAGTPEAVTAALAALPENLRRRVPQFPPPPLPTKVTLPTDGKAGIFKRIPTTEKIAFITIDDGWQKDPMAAKLFQAANVPITLFLEVNAVDPDPEYFKPLQAAGATIQNHTVSHPTMTYLGYDGQKRQICEGADRLAKYYGERPTLFRPPGGSYNTTTLRAAHDCGMKAVFTWTETTDHGKVFYQQDPHVVQPGDIILMHFRPRFVDDFLAVLKAIHKAGLTPARLEDYVP from the coding sequence ATGGGGACGAGCACGTTGTTTCGGGCAGTGGCCACCGGCACCCTGGTGACGGTGATGGCCGGCTGCAGCGCCGGTGGCGGTCATGCCGCCGCGAGTCCGACGTCCGCGCCCGCGACCAGCGCCGCCGCCCCGAGTCTCGACCCGTCCGCGTCGGCCCCGGTGGCCCAGGCCGGCACCCCGGAGGCGGTCACCGCCGCCCTGGCCGCCCTCCCGGAGAATCTGCGGCGCCGCGTCCCGCAGTTCCCGCCGCCGCCGCTCCCGACCAAGGTGACCCTGCCCACGGACGGCAAGGCGGGCATCTTCAAGAGGATCCCCACCACCGAGAAGATCGCCTTCATCACCATCGACGACGGCTGGCAGAAGGATCCGATGGCCGCCAAGCTGTTCCAGGCGGCGAACGTGCCGATCACGCTCTTCCTGGAGGTGAACGCCGTCGACCCGGACCCGGAGTATTTCAAGCCGCTGCAGGCCGCCGGCGCCACGATCCAGAACCACACGGTCAGCCACCCCACGATGACCTACCTGGGTTACGACGGCCAGAAACGCCAGATCTGCGAGGGCGCCGACCGCCTGGCGAAATATTACGGCGAGCGCCCGACGCTGTTCCGCCCGCCGGGCGGCTCCTACAACACCACGACCCTGCGCGCCGCGCACGACTGCGGGATGAAAGCGGTCTTCACCTGGACCGAGACCACCGACCACGGCAAGGTCTTCTACCAGCAGGATCCGCACGTGGTGCAGCCCGGCGACATCATCCTGATGCACTTCCGGCCGCGCTTCGTCGACGATTTCCTGGCCGTGCTGAAAGCCATCCACAAGGCCGGACTCACCCCGGCCCGGCTGGAGGACTACGTTCCCTGA